The Lolium perenne isolate Kyuss_39 chromosome 6, Kyuss_2.0, whole genome shotgun sequence genome segment ACGAACAGCATGGGCGAGGTGGGATCGCCCTGCCTTAaacctctgttatgcctaaatctTCTGCCTGGCACTCCATTAACCGTGACTCTGGTGTTGGCGGTCTGCAGCAGAATGCCAATCCAACGCAAAAAGAGGTCTCCAAAGCCCATGTGACGGAGCACTTCAAAAAGGAAACTCCAAGACATGGTGTCGAATGCCCTGGAAAGATCCAACTTGAGCAGGAGCCCCGTCTGTCTCCGGGTATTGATCCTCCTCGCCACCTGCCTGACGAGCATGAAGTTATCGTGAAGACATCTTCCTCGAATGAACGCTGACTGATTGGCGCTCACCACATCTCCAAGTCTCCGCCGCAGTCGATTAGCCACCAGTTTAGAGAAAAGCTTCGCGAAACTGTGAACCAGGCTTATTGGCCTGAAATCAGAAATCTCTATCGCATCTGGTTTCTTGGGAATGAGTGTGATGAGAGCCCTATTGAGCCTAGCAAAACCTCTTCCGTCACCCACTCCGAGCTTATGTATGCACGTCATGATGTCAGATTTAATCACCGGCCAGGCCCGGACGTAGAATGCAGCACTGAACCCGTCTGGCCCAGGGGCCCTGTCCGCCGGCATCCCTTTGATAGTATCCCAGACTTCTTGCTCCGTGAACATCTCATCTAACTCCTGCAAATCAGCAGCCTGCACTCCAACGGCTCCCAGGTCGATCGTATGCTGCCTTGTGGTGATCGAACCAAGGAGCTCCTCATAGGCATTCGAGAACGCGTCCACCTTGCGGTCTTGGTCCGTGATGATCTCCTCTCCAACGCGAAGCGAGGGAATGAAATTCTTTGTTCGGCGTCCATTCGCGATCGAGTGAAACAATTTGGTGTTCGCGTCCCCCTCGCGCAGCCATCTCACACGGGATCTCTGTCGTGCCATGGTCCTTTCCAAGGAGGCAAGGCCCAGGATCCGTTGCTTTAGCATGGCGTGCAGCCATAGTTCTCCCTCCGACAACGCTCTTTTCTCCTGAGCCGCATCCAGATGAAAGATCAGCGAGTTGGCAATTGCAAGTTGGAGTTTGATGTTGCCAGTTTTCTTTTGCCCCCTGTGCCTGCAGTGGATGCCGCCGCATTGCGGAACAAAGGCGTCCGGTCTCTTGAAAGGGTCGGTGATTTCCTGGTCGCAGTGCCACGCCTCTTTGACGGCTTCGTCGAAGCCTTCCAGCTTCAGCCAGTACATTTCGAACCTAAATCTCCTGCTGGGCCGGAAGGATGCGCCAAGGGAAAGATGGAGGGGCGCGTGATCCGAGACTGAGGAGGAGAGAGCCTGGAGCATCGCATCAGCATTTTGCAGATCCCAGTCTACTGAAACCAAGCAGCGATCGATTCTGGACATGGTAGGGGGTGTTCTCTCATTGCTCCAAGTGAACGTTCTGCCGTGCATATACAGGTCTTTGAGCTCAAGTTGCATGGCAAATCTCCTGAATCTGGTCATCATAGCTCTGTCCAAATTGGCATTGTTCTTCTCCGAGGCGAACATGATCATGTTGAAATCGCCAATAATCATCCAGGGCCCCGGGCAGTGCGTGCGGCGCTCTTCTAGCTCCTCCAGAAAAATCAATTTTTCATCCCTGCGCTGTGGCCCGTAAATTGTGGTGATCCACCACATATTGCCATCTTTGGTAGTGACCTCTCCCGTGATCGCGTATGAGTCGAAGTGCACGTTAGCGATATCAATAACGGTGGAATCCCATGCAAGGAGAATCCCTCCTCTGGTGTCGGTAGCTGGGATGTAGACATATCCGTCGAAAGACGGACCGAGACATTGCATTACAACAAAATCATCAACTACATCGAGTTTGGTTTCCTGAAAACACACAATATTCACGTGCAAGGATGCAACGAAGTTCCTCACAGCACTCCTCTTCGCCGGGTCGTTGAGCCCACGCACGTTCAGATCAAGAATAGAAGGACTAATATCCATCAGAATCAAGATGCACTCCGTGGACATTGAAGCGCTTACAGCGCCCGCACCTCCCTCTGGATCGGCGCCTCCTCCTGCAAGTTCTTGGGCATCACCTTCCCAAAGATGGAGGCCACCACTCGCAGATGTTTGTTGCTCAGCGGCGAGTCAAACAGCTTCTTCAGAGACAGGAGGTCCTCGTTGGACACCGAGAGATCCTCCGGGGTGATCCCCGGGAGCCTTGAGAAGCGCCGTATCCGCCGCTGAAGCCTTCTTGCTCGCCATCGGGTGCTGccaccggcgccgccgccgcccttctCGTAATCCTCCTCGGCGTGAATGGCTCTGCTTCAGCGTTGAGCTTCCTAGATGATTCAATCTCCCGTAGGAGCGGAGGTGCCAACATCTTGAGCACTCTTGCGCAAAAAGCCTTGATCCTGTCAGCCTCCACCGCAGCTTGCGCATCAGACAGCTGCGTCTCCAGCACATCATGGAGGGGTAACTGTTCATCTGGCTGTGACTCTTCCGCGGACTCAGCCGCAGAGGATCCTGGCTGTGCTAGAGGGGGGGAGACCATGCAACCGTCCATCTGGGGATTGGACGGTAGGATCTGGCCTGGCGGCCGGTCCCCACCCATCCCATCAGACTCCCGTGTTTCCTTGTTAAGCGATCCCAAGAAGGATTCCTGCTCCAAATCTTGTCTCCTGTCCGACTGCACGGAGGACCCAGTCCGCGAGCAGGAAGGCGAGCCAATGAGCTGCTCAGCATGCATTTCAGACTCCTCCTTGTCTCTGTCTCTGTGCTCCGACAGGGACACCACAAAGTACTCCTCCATATTGACAGAGTGGGCCTCAGTATCGGGATCTCCTCCACCAGCAAGCGAGTCTGACGCGACCACCCAGCGAATGGCGGCATCGCGATCGTCTTCCGCCTCACACAGGGCCTCAGACCCGCGGACCGAAGCGGACGCTGGTCCGACCACGACCGCCTCTTCCAGATGCAGAGAGGAGGGCCCTCCGCCAGCTACCTCAGGGCATCCTTCAGACACTTTGTCAGAACCCTCGTCTGTAGCGGTCAAAAGCTTCTTTGACGTTGCCTTTCGCCTCCACACTTGTTGGCAGCTAGCGGGCGAGCGTAAGGAAGGCTGCACTGCGCTACCACGTGTCCCGAGGCAGCGCCACTCCCGACAGCCTCCTGCCGCCTTGTCCGGCACCGACTTGCATCACGCTTGAATCTTGACCGGTCCTTGCCATGGCCGTTAGAGGACGCTCCTCTGGCTGGTGCGACGTGGCGCCCCATCTCGGCTGTCCATCGGTGGAAGCGCCCAATCCGACGGCCCCATGAGGGCTTGCTCGTATGATCGCCGCccagccgcgccgccgccgccgccgtcgtcaccGCCGCCTCCGCGACGATCTGGGATCCCACGCAGCCAGCGACGGTGGCGACGCCTCCCGCCACCGAAATCCTGCGAGCCATGCCGATGCGGGTCTCTTCGATCTCCTCCGTTCGAGGTGCTCCGGCCCAGCCAACTTCATCTTCTTCGACGCTGTCCACATGGATGAGGACGTTGTATCGCAGCGTGCTGACCTCCTCTCGGTGGCGCAAAGCCAGGTTGGAGGATCTTGCATCCACCTCCTCCGGCTCCGGGATCACCAAGACGCGTGCCGGCGGGATGAGCTCAACGTTGTCCGTCCAAGCCGACAGGCACAGCGCAAGGTCCGCTCTAGACCTTGTCGCCGGCGCCGACTCCTCAACCACGCAAGACGTGCCGAGCAGCTCCTCCGCCACCTCCCGGTCCCAAGCATGGGGTGGCACTCCTTCACGTACAAGGTTCACACGCACCCTCTGGTTTACCTTGGTAGCTTGCACAAGCCTCGTCCATGGCTTGACGAAAAGGGAGAAACCTTGATGGTCAATCGACGTTCGGGACAGAATCCTCTCGCGCAGTCTGCAGTGGCCGGTACGATGAGGAAATCATCCGGCTGGAACGGATGCACGTAACAGCCCTCGGCGTGATGCCCAAAGACCGCCTCCGCAGCGGTGCTCACTTGCGCACACGAGACTCGCCCGTCGGTCTCCACCGACGGAAGCAAGAACCGCGTGGTGCGGCGACGCTCCAACTCGCCATGCTCCTAGATCTGCGGACGATGCACAACGGCGCCCTGGGGACTCCTCCTCCAGGGCGATGGGCGCCGAAATGCGCCTCCTTTGGGCTTGAGGTTCACCTGGGCTCGAAGGCCTCAGAAGGTTTGGGAGGGGAAGATCTCCTCTGACCGGCGGCGGGGAAGGGCCAGGCCCTGCCGGAGGTGGAGGTCGCGCGCCGGGCCGTCGGCGAGGATGGTTGGGGTCGCACAGCCCACGCGGGGCCCGACGCGCGGTTGGCCAGCGCGGTCCGCCGGAGCTCGTCCTCCGCCGGGGACTCGGGCGCTTACAAGCCTTCGCCTCATGGCCGTCCCGCCCACACCCGGCGCAGAGGGTCGTTGGAGCAGTCTCTCTTGTGATGCCCCGGCCGGAAACACTTGAAGCACAGCCCGGCCATCTCAGGCGCCACCAGCCGGGCAGAGGAAGGTCCGGCGTTGCCGCGGTTCTCCACACGGCCGCGCCACTTGGTCTTGCGCGATGGCTTGGGACGCAGCCAGGGCTGTTCCGGCGGCTGCGACACCACCAGATCTCCGCGCCTCTCCGCGCCGGAGTCCACCTCGGGGCTCCCAGAAGCCGAGGAATCGTCAGACAGGCCCATGCCCGAGACCTCTAGACGCTCGCCACTCCGGCGAGGGCCAGAGGCCGCGGATTCCGGACTGGACGGGATGCGCCTCCAGATGGAAACCGGCTCCATGCCACACGTGGTcgcggcggcggctccggcgGGGGAAGCAGAGGGAGGGGACGCCATAGGAAGGGGGGAGGGAGGACGGGGAGGGGCGGCCGGAGCCGTGGCCGtgggggccggcggcggcggcggcgtgaggAGGGTGTCTACCTTACCTACCTTGAAGTAATGTCTAAAATATCAACTGTGTATGCACTGTAGTACCTCCCCCTGCTGCTGCTAACCATGGATTGCTTTTTTTCCCAAGAAGGGGTTAGCTTCTCCAACCTTTTTTAATTTTCGGGACAGTCTCAACATACACAAGAGACCTCTTTTTGACTGATGGGGGTGTTAGATGTAACCAAATCATGTTTGTATATGATTAGATTTATATACAATTCCTTGTATAGAATATTGCTTTACGTGACTTTAAGTTAAGATACGGCTTGCTATCCTCTATTTGTACCTGAGCAATATGGCACGGTTAATTGCCAAATACAATATTGTTTGTTTTGAGAGTTTAATATGTTTTGAGAATTTAATAAAGCTTTTTCGAATGATCCTATAAAAATTTAAGAGAATTTGATATACAATTCCGTGTATAGAATATGTGCGAAGCCCGTTTAAGCTTGGGCCGTGTCAGCCCGTTTGGCCATATACGTGCGAAGCCCGTTTAAGCTTGGGCCGTGCCAGCCCGTTTGGCCATATACGTGCGAAGCCCGTTTAAGCTTGGGTCGTGCCAGCCCGTTTGGCCAGCTATAGCTAGCAGTCTGTTACACTCACACACGCTACAAAGTGAGCCGCGACACCAACACAGCagcgctcaaaaaaaaaaaaaaaaagagcagcGCTGCTTCCAACATTGACCCTAGTCACCGATCCCCTTTCCTCTCCACCCCGGCGGCCGCCCGCCATGGCCTCGCCGGTGGCGTCAATCGCCGATCGCCGGGAGCACATCTCGCTCCCGTCAGACGAGATCCTGGAGGAGATCTTCCTCCGCCTGCCCACCCCGGAGACGCTCGCCCGCGCGTCCGCCGCCTGCACCACCTTCCGCCGCGTCATCACCGACCGCCTCTTCCTCCGCCGCTACCGCAAGCTCCGCCCGCCTCCCCTCCTCGGCCTCATCAGCGACAGAGGCGGCGGCTTCCACCCCGCCGAGGCGCCGCACCCCTCCGCGCGGCTCGCGCGCGCCCTCCTCGACGCCGCCGACTTCACCTACTCCTTCGTGCCCAAGCCCAGGGAAGGCTGGCTCAGCCCCTGGCACCCCCGCGACGTGCGCGACGGCCGCGTCCTCCTCGACTGCAGAATCCCCGGGAAAACCTTCAGGACCGCCTTCGCGGTGTGCGACCCCGTCTCGCGCCGCTACGTGGTGCTGCCGCCGGTGCCCGACGAGGACATAGCCGGACGCCCTGCTGAACTGGCGCCCGTCCTCGCCCCCGTGGGCGAGCACGAGGATGAAAGGTCGTTCAAGGTGATATGCATGGTGCACTACGAAACCAGGCTGGTTGCATTCGTCTTCTCCTCCGTCACCGGGCAATGGTGCATATCTGCGTCCCCCACCTGGAGTTCCTTGGGCACGGGCCGTCCCCGCGGGTTCCGCAACAGCTCTGATCCAGACGGATGCCGTGGCTTGTCGAGTTTCGACTGCGTGCGCGGCTGCTTCTACTCCGCTTCGCCTTGGATGGACAAGTTCCTCGTGCTGGACACGCGGAGGATGGAGTTTTCCGTCATCCACGACCGCGATGATGTCTACAAGATGCTCAGGAATATGCTtgacccgccagccggacagcacaGACGCCGGCCTGGCCAGACCAGAAGCCTGCCTGGCGTTGTCGGTGGAGAAGGATCCCTTGAGCTGCTTTCTCTTGTTGGTGCTCACAATCCAAATGCCTCGCCACGTGTCTATCATTCCTCTCAGCAAAGTAACGGCGAACCTTGCAAGTCTCCGCGGATGAATATCATACCGTTGTGTGGCTCGTATGACTATTTTACCGTGGGCGCAGCGGAGGGGTTCTTATTCCTTGGAGCCACTAAGGAAGATCGGGTGGGTCAGTATCATGTGGACATGGTGGTAGCACAGGACAATCCCTATGATGAAACTCCCTTGTTGGAGACTTGGGATGTAGACTATTTTTCAGTGGAGCTCCGGACTTCAGAGGTTACCAAGATTTGTACGATGAAGAAGTCATACTTCAACCATGAGCGTGTCCACTCCTACTTTGGCTACCCACCATCGTTGTCAACACCGACCATATGAAGTGGTAAGCTATTGCTTTATTCTAAGTAGTGAAGGTTGCCATGGCCGTTTTCCCTCCTGTTTAGAATTGCCAATCAACTGCGCAAATAAGGAAAAAATCGTGCCAGATAAGTCATTTATGTCTCACTAAATTTGCATAAACCTATAGAGCATTTTATTACCTTCGGAGAACAGGGTAAAAGCTTTACAAACATAAACCGACAACAAACTTTTAATATTTGGTCTCAATTTCCACAGAAAAATGTTCGGTGAAAAAATCATAATGAAATGGCTGAAGGTTTTGCCACCTAATGGAAAGCACAAATTTTAGAGCAACCTAAACTAAAAACATTACAATCCTTTTCGTACACCTTCTCCTCTTGCCAGTGTAGTGTATATCCTATCGGCGAGGAATATTAGTGCCTTAGATGGCAAAATCTCAGGTTGGCCCATAGAAAACAGAGGTAAGGATCTGTGCCAGGGGCACGTATGACAGTATTCATTCACATCTGTCCAACAAGCATAACCCACTGGTATTGCAAAAAGAACCAAGTTTGGCTTAAAACCCTTGGGGTTTCCCGGGTAGACCACCTTGATACTAATCCAGACTGGTTGGTCCTTGTGTCTGAGTTTTGCGTTTTAGGGCTTAGTGTTTTGCATATCATTCAGTGGAACTGTTGATGTTCTAAACAAGAGTGTCGCTTAACCTACGAATCAGTTAGTTAAATTACGGAAGCAACTATGTTTAAATTGTCCATATTTGTTTGTTGGTTTTtgcccggttttctcctaaaaactgggcaccctcttcttaattaatggatgaggcaaagcttttgcctccgtttcaaattTTTTTTTGTCCATATTGTTTTATTCTTCATTTTAATTATTTATATCTGCAGGGATGGACTCACTTTGCTTTTGAGATCTGTTATCTGGACCATCCATCTTGTGCCGTCGAGGATATATGGAAAATGGTGGTGCAAAAATTCTGGCTTCATGCAGTAACGTTGATTAGTATAGAAGATAGTCAAATGCCAAGCGCTTTTTTGTAAGCCAAGGTGACTTTGTCAATAATGTTGGGAAACATAATAATGTTGTTGTGTTGAGAGAACGGCccttataccaatactatataaGAGACATGTTGTTGTGTTGGTCAGAATCACTACTTCTTATTGTACTTAATCAGCTCAACAAGTTAATCATTTGGAGTAGCTTTTATGCTCTAGGCAGTACCTCTTTGGGATCTTCCTCATCGGCTATATCTTCTATCGTCACATCTGAGGCTTTGCTTTCGTAGCTCGCCCAGCAGAGCACCCTGAACGACGTCTCATCCTCATCGTCGCCAATGGGAGTGAGGATAGGTTTGTATCCGAGAAGATGCTCTTGCAGCAGAGTCATATCCATATCCAATTACATGAATCAAGTTATGTCGCAAAGCCTCAGATGTGACGATAGAAGATATAGCCTAAGGTCCATTCAGGGACACAATTGTCAATTTTAATTCACATCTTTATCGAATAACCATAAACTGTTGGTTTTGCAAATCTCACCAAGTTTGGCTTAAAACCCACCCAGGCTGGCTGCAACTTTAAGCATGAGTCTTTCGGAATTACGAGTTACTACTCCATTAGTTGGTCCCTAGAAGTTTGGGCGGCTTCTTGGCCAGGCCCATATATCTTAAGCTCTGTCAAGGAACTACAACGATCCATGACAAAGATGTTTGGAAGACCAAATTACCTCTAAAAATAAAGATTTTCGTATGGCAAATGGTCCAGAACAAGGTTGTGCCTCTAGTGAGCAAGTATGGATTTGGCACGGACCTTCTAATGGCTTATGTTCTCTGTGTGGAGAACATGAGGATGCCAACCACATTTTCTTCCAGTGCCAACTAGCCAAGTTCATATGGGCTTGTGTCCGAGAGCTGCTTTCTTATGCTTGGAACCCAGCTGGGGCTGGTGAATTCCCAGCCATCGCGCAAGGAGGGCTGCGTGTTTTTTGACCGAGCTATGCTGTTTCAATTCTAGTTTCTTTGTATGCCTGCGGTTCTTGAATCATGTGTTCTAAGACGCATGTTTGTCATCTAAAATTGAAGTACTAAAAAAATTGAGCCAACTTCTTGCAAAACAGTCAATAAACAATGCATCTCAAATGCATGATTAACTATTCAGACACATGGTGTTTTCTTTTGATGTTTCCTTCTGAGGTTTGCACAGATGAGATACTGATTTTGAGTCTGTATCagatttgaaaattttaaaaccaTTTACAGCAAATATTTTCAGAAAAAAGTGTTTTAAAATTAAATGAATCACGGAAATGCAGAATTGAGATGTCATGAATCCCACCGGAAGCCAAAACAGATACatctataattctatatactCCAGGAGTCCAGAAGTACATTTCTTTTGGATGCTTCATAGAATTTTACGGGAATTTTAAGAAAGAAAGAAATTTCTGCAGATTTACAAATAATTAGTGGTACCTCTGACCCAAAGAATTTCCTATATGCGTCAAAAACTCAAAACACCCGCTCACATCTACCCCGACTGCTGCCCAGCACTGACAAACCCTAGCCACCGATCCGGTGATCCCTACCTCCTCCGCcccggcggcggccgccgccgccatggccgcgccggCGCCTTACCTCGTTGAAGAGATCCTGGAGGAGATCTTGATCCGCCTACCCACTCCGGCGGCGCTCGCCCGCGCCTCCATCGCCTGCGTCTCCTTCCGCCGCATCATCACCGCGCGCTCCTTCCTCCGCCGCTACCGTAAGCTTCACCCGCCGCCTCTCCTGGGGTTCGCCGCCGAAAATGGTGGCTTCGACCCCGTCCAGGAACCCCATCCCTCCGCGCCGCTTGCCCATGCCCTCGCCGACGCCGCTGATTTCTCATACTCCTATGTCCCAAAGCCTGACGAGTTTGTGAACTCAGCCTGGTCTCCCTGCGACGTGCGCGACGGCCGCGTCCTCCTCTTGTGCAATCGCTGGTTTCACCGGACAAAGCCGGCCATCTTGAGAAAAGCACTCGCGGTCTGCGATCCCTTGTCACGGAGATACGTGCTACTCCCGCCCTTACCTCTGGATATGGATATGACTATGCTGCAAGAGCATCTTCTCGGGTACGAACCTATCCTCGCCCCTGCTGGCGACGATGAGGATGAGACGTCGTTCAGGGTGCTCTGCTGGGCGAGCTACCGAAGCAAGTTCTTCATGCTTGTCTTCTCTTCCGCCACTGGGAAATGGTGTATGGCTGCTTCTCCTAGCTGGAGTTCATTTGGCACAGTTGAATCATCTGAGAAATCCATGTTACTCTTTAAATATATCCGTGGCTGCTTGTACTGGAGGGCACCTGTGGGGGACAAGCTGCTTCTATTGGACACTTGCAGCATGGAGTTTTCGACTGTCAATATCCTCACCAGCTGCCATATGCAGCTTATAAATCTCTTGGACCAGAGCAGATGGTCATCATCCCTTGTTCTGGCTACCGAAGGAGCCCTTGAGATGTTTACTCTCATTCGGAATTGTCTAAATGACTCATATTCTATTTATCATACCATTCAGCAAAATGGCAGTCACTATTCTGGCAATTGTGATCTAAAAAATGTTATAGAATTGCCACGTTCATATTGGTATTTTATTGCTGGCGCGACTGGGGGATTCTTGTTCCTTCGAGGCATTCGAGAATCTCAGTCGCAGGCTTCACAAGCGGATATCGAAGATTTATTTTCGCTGGATATCAAGACTTCTGAACTTAAGATGGTCCATGGAGGAGCACAAAATTCCCATAACCTCGTCAGACCTGCTCAACCGTACTTTGGCTTCCCACCATCATTGTCAAAACCGAGTTTGTGAAGTGGTATGTTTGTGTTCATACTAAGTGTTTGTATATATTTTCTTTCCATCTTGTAAAGTGGTAATCTTATTTTTATTATGTGTGTAGTATTTTTCTATCCTAATTTTTCATTTATGTTATTTTTTTCTGCTATTGTGCGTAACTTGTTAGAGTAGTGAAATAGTCATGGTTACTTTATGTCCCGTGTAACAATTCTGAAGCTGACTTGACATGTTAGGTAGGGTGCCAAGTGGGATCCCATCTAAATCCTACTTGTAGTGCATTTTGCTTTTTCTAGTGCAAATTTTGACACTAAAATTTGAACTAGAAAAGACAAAGTACACTAAAAGTGAAATTCTGGTGGGATCCCATGTTGACACCTTAATGTTAGGAAAAAAGTTAAATTCATACTTGGAAAGACATGCATGTCCACTTGATCATTTTGTAGGTATTATACTAACTTTGAAGAATATTAAACAGAAAACTAAACAAATGTAAACCCACGATAAACTATAATACACTATGTGCCAGCCTAGTTCCGTATGTCGTGTGTGGAAAATAAAACTGTTACTATTTGGGAGTCTCCGTAGGTAGTATATGTGGAAAAATCATTGGGAAGGGCCCTCAGAATCGCCCACCTAATTCACAGCGCCAGTCTTAAAATAACCTAACctaaagaaaagaaaattttaaCTTGCTCTGAATTTCTTAGGATTGTTCATTCCTTTTTTATCCAAGGGTCTAGATTGAACATGGTACCTAGTACCTCCCATAAGGTAATAGGTCACCCAGGACATTAAATAGGCATATAGGCTTCTATATTTGGAAATTACCAAATAATAATGTGGCAAGAAATCGTTGTATATGCGTATTATGTGTGCAACAATGCAACACAAACTTTTTTAAATAGAATTTTGACGTGATTATATATGTTGATGTAACATGTGGTGCAATATCagtactccctccataccagTTTATTGGGCCTCTATTGAAACTAGGATAATACCAAGAAATTAGGCTAGATTTGCTAATTAATAGGAGATTTACTCATGAAAAGCAGTGAACTTTCATCTCCCCGATAATCAGTCTAGCCTGGTGGAAGCGATTTTATGCATGCACTCCATGTGAAAAGGACCTGCATGCCGTGTGAACTCCTTAACTACCGCTGTGAACATGGGCACTAAGTGGATCATTAGCCTTCGATCCTTAATTGCCGCTTTGATCGACGGGAAAACACCACGCTGGGAGAGATTCTTTTGCCCAATCGCTAGGAACCTTGGTCGCAACGCTCGCTATAGTAAGCCCAATAAACCGGCATAGAGGGAGTAGTATGTTAGCTTAACGGTTAAATGGTTTTTGAAGCTGTGATATTCCAAAATAAAATGCATTGAAGTTCAATCTCAAGAATACTGCATCTAAATATGTAATAAACTTTGAACGTGTATATTCATTTTTTTTATGTTTGGTAAATAATCTTACGTCTCATTGATAGAATTAATGATAAAGCTTCGACTttccaactgaaaattaattaatatGCAGTAGACTTTCTTCCTGTAAATTACATGTTTCATATACTTTTTTCGAAGGCACATGTTACATATTGTAAATATGAATGTAAACTAAGTGAAAACAAAAAAACACGAAGTTGTTATGGTATATATGGCTGTTTAATTATTGACATATAGGCTGATTATGCGCTGGGTTGCTTCATTCTTTCCCTGCCATAGCAAGGCATTTTTTTTCTTGTGTGGAGTTTGCATTGCCTTGGCATAGAAAAGATAGCAACCGATTAGGACCGGCCATGACATGTCAAGGGCCCGgtgcaaaacaaaaaaaatggaCCCCctatacacaaatagttgatattTTGGCTAAGGCGTATCGATTCATTTGACTTCATTATATTGTTATAATAACttcataaacaaacacaattgcataacAACGTAATCAAATAGCTGAACACAAAATATAAGAAATGATATTTACCTTGTGGGCAGTGTGTCGAACACATCAGGTGTGTTGTTGTCGCCCTCGGAGTGGGAAAGAGGGGGCGGCGGCGCTGATACCGGAAGGGTGCCGACAAGGGGAGGGAAGCCAATGGGGAATGGAGACGGAGAATGAATCAAATCGTACTAGATGG includes the following:
- the LOC127308468 gene encoding uncharacterized protein, encoding MASPVASIADRREHISLPSDEILEEIFLRLPTPETLARASAACTTFRRVITDRLFLRRYRKLRPPPLLGLISDRGGGFHPAEAPHPSARLARALLDAADFTYSFVPKPREGWLSPWHPRDVRDGRVLLDCRIPGKTFRTAFAVCDPVSRRYVVLPPVPDEDIAGRPAELAPVLAPVGEHEDERSFKVICMVHYETRLVAFVFSSVTGQWCISASPTWSSLGTGRPRGFRNSSDPDGCRGLSSFDCVRGCFYSASPWMDKFLVLDTRRMEFSVIHDRDDVYKMLRNMLDPPAGQHRRRPGQTRSLPGVVGGEGSLELLSLVGAHNPNASPRVYHSSQQSNGEPCKSPRMNIIPLCGSYDYFTVGAAEGFLFLGATKEDRVGQYHVDMVVAQDNPYDETPLLETWDVDYFSVELRTSEVTKICTMKKSYFNHERVHSYFGYPPSLSTPTI
- the LOC127308467 gene encoding uncharacterized protein codes for the protein MAAPAPYLVEEILEEILIRLPTPAALARASIACVSFRRIITARSFLRRYRKLHPPPLLGFAAENGGFDPVQEPHPSAPLAHALADAADFSYSYVPKPDEFVNSAWSPCDVRDGRVLLLCNRWFHRTKPAILRKALAVCDPLSRRYVLLPPLPLDMDMTMLQEHLLGYEPILAPAGDDEDETSFRVLCWASYRSKFFMLVFSSATGKWCMAASPSWSSFGTVESSEKSMLLFKYIRGCLYWRAPVGDKLLLLDTCSMEFSTVNILTSCHMQLINLLDQSRWSSSLVLATEGALEMFTLIRNCLNDSYSIYHTIQQNGSHYSGNCDLKNVIELPRSYWYFIAGATGGFLFLRGIRESQSQASQADIEDLFSLDIKTSELKMVHGGAQNSHNLVRPAQPYFGFPPSLSKPSL